GAGTGGTTGGCATGGCAGCTGGATATTTAGTGCCAAAGCTGATTGTAAACGCATTGTATCCACATCATTCGGCACCAAACCGGTCATTTTAGATTTTTCATACGGGCTCGATAAACGGTATCTAAAGTGCATTCAAAAATAGAGCTGCTGACCATGGTCTAGAGACCCGTCTGGGACTTGGCCTAGGACGCTGGGGTGAAAGTCCCACTTAATACGAATTAGTATATGACATTATgatttgtattttatttattaaacaCAATCGGAAGTTGAAGTTTGAAGTTGTagtaaaatatatttcaaatatttGCGAGTCATGAAAAAAGGTATAAAAAagatgagaagaaaatataTGCATTACTTTTGGCCAGTAATAATTGGCTTGCGTCTTCTATTCATAGTCCTGTTCTTGGTCTCTGAAAGGTATTTCACACCGCTTTGAACAAGGTATGCAGAGGATCCGATGGCTCTAAACAGGGCCAGGCCTGCCACTGACCACAGGATGATCTTTAAGTAAACGTTGTTGTTAGTACTATCAAGTCCGAATACCTGGGTCATGATCATTGCAAGTAGTGCGTTGGAAATCATCCAAACGAGCACAACTCTGGTTCTGACTTCACGGTAGTAATCTTGTTGGACAGTAAGCTGGTTAGCAGGGGCTTCAGGGATTCTCGTACGTTCACGAAGGTTGTGAAGAGCCTCTTCGTATCCactatcaatatcaagtTGCTCAGAGGGCATTTCGATTTCAACGACATCTTTTCCAGCCTCTGTcttgacaacagcagaacCCAAATCCATCTTTTGCTCGTTGTCACCCTTTGTACCCCAGGTGACATCATGAGTATTACAGAAGGCGTAGATTTGCAGAGTACAGACATAGCTTGGCAAAAGGAAGAAGTACTGCAAACTGGAGGTAAAGACGTGCCACGGATCAAAGTAAAGGAATGACATTAGAGCATAAAGTCCATAGGTTGAAGCTAGAGATACGATAATGGTGGTAAACACGTTGTTTCCAACAGTCACGCCATCTCCCGAGTTTCTCAGAGTCTCAATGACAAAGTAAAGACCACAGCCGGTTGCGAAAGCAGACACAATGGAAAGCAAAATCATGCAGGTCATGAACAGTCCATGAGCACCCTGTGGTCTGTTACCGAGAGACAAAACGAACAAAGCAGCGATGACCGAAATCAAGATATACttgaagatcaagaaaatgTACTCAGCACCATTGTTTGGAATAACAACCGGTTGACTACCAGCAAGAGATCCGGCAACGAAGTAAAAGGCTAGGTAATAGTTTGCCAACGAAAAAAATGTAAAAATGAGTTGGATGAATTGATATAGAAATTCAACGTGGAGGAAGAACTTTCTTGTAAATGAGTGATCGGTTTTCCAGACTTGTCTGAAATGGGTCAACGAGTAAATAGCAGCGAAAAGTGCACCATTAAGCCATCTTCTACGTTGCGAAATAAACTCGGGAATTGCATCTGGAACATCTGTCTCACCAGTTGCGGCTCGCACATACTTCAAAACCCACTTTTCATCCCTCTTCGCGACCAGTTCCCAACAAAGAATACGATCCTCTGCTAGATACATGTTAGAGGTGAAAACGTCAGTGTCGTTTCCATGCAATGTTTCTCCCTTAAAATACGAAGCCAGAGGACCGGTACCATCCTCGTGGTTTCTAAGTGCTCTGTATCTGTAGGCAGATAAAGCTCCGGGTAATACTGAGATATATCCAAAAGCACTCTCCAAAGGCTTATCGAGAATATTGGACATCTTGTATTCGAAATTCTGGGCAGCGACCAGTGGGTTAAACAGGTTGAGACCGCCCTTTCCAGTCATGGCCTTGATCTCACCGCAGGCACCGGCCACATTCGAATCACTATCAAAAGCCTTCCAGAGGTGGTAAATAGTGTCCCTACCGGGTCTGGTACCCACATCGAGCAGAACGGTGACATTAGGGTTCAAAAGAGGACAGAAAGCATTGAACAACCATCTGTGAGAgttgatcttcttctggttcttttCCTTCAGACAGAAGAGCATTTGAACGGGAACAATACCCTTTTCAGCACCCTGAAATTTAAGGTCGTCGTCCAGAGATACTTGGGTGGTATACTCGAAAATGTGTGCCTTGACTTCTTTACCGTTGACAAAGTTCTTGGCAATACCTTCTTGATACACACCCATAGCAGCTAATACGTCCAAAACTCTTGGGTTGACCTTTGTACGACCGTCTGATACAATGGAGACGACAATTTTTTTCCAACCGTCTTTACCCCATACTCTACTTTTGTGTCTAGAGCAGAGGTGTGCAATGTTTTTCATCACTGCATGCAAAGTTCTTGTGAACGAttcctcgtcttcgttATACATGGTAACACAGATACACAGCTGGATTTCACGCTCGTAAATAGCAGGACGAAGGGTAAATCCAGACTCGGAAAAGTCATCAGGATCCGAAGTACAGGCTGTGTATCTCATGTAGACAAACTCATCATTGTCACGTCTAGGAAGGAAACTATACAACTTGGTGGGAACAGGACaatccaaaatcaaattaCCTCTAACAAGCTTGACCTCCTTTCTAGACATGGATTTGTGTCTTCTGGGGTGGGCCTTGTCTGGCAATTCGTAATGCTCGGTACTCAGAGTAACCTGACTCGACGTTGTAGATCTGACATCGTCAAAAGCAGCCTCAACCTCTTCAACAAACCCGTCCTCTGAATCACTATAATCAATTCCGGCTATAGCTCTTCCCCCATGTTCTCTATCGATTTCTTCGTCACTATCACTGTCGTCAATAGTAATAACGGACTCAGTGTTGGATGCAATGCTGTTTTGACGACCATATTCATGGTGATGGTGGCTTCCTGCAAGatcagctccagctcctcctACAGCTGTGGGCCTAGCAAAACGGCCTGTTCCATAAGGGGCATGGAAATTTGGCTGAGGGGGTAATGGAATTGACGAAGCAGGATAATTTGCGGTGCCTGGAGATGGAGCTCTTGGTAAAGGAGATCCACTGCTGGCAATTGAAGGACTCTGATCTTTCAAAGGGGATTCTAAACGAGTCCACTCGGCTCTTCCAGCGCCAAACTGACTAAATCTAGTAGGTGAACCTCTTGGAGTGCCGTGCACAGACGTGCTATCCCGTCGACTACTTCCGTGGTTCGACATGCGACTAGGAGATCCTGCTGGTGAGCTGTATGGGTTGGCCAGGTCGTCTATATAACTAGTTAGTGACTGATACAATTCACCCGAACTACCTCTTATTCTATCCGACAACTGTGTTGTTTGTGGAGAACCCCGTAATTTCAACCAATGCTCAGAACGACTCAAGACTTACCCAAATAATATTGCTGCCTGTTTGGCGAATAAGCTAATGGAGACGGTTGTGTAATGGTtggtggagcaggagcCCCACCGGCAGCAGAACTGCCCGGAATTTCTGGCAGATTCCTGGGTGCCGGTGAGCCCCTAGTAGGGGAAGTTGGTCGATTATTATCCATAGCCAATTGTGAGGTgatgaacaagaaattGCAATCTCGTTTCTAGACTTCTCCACAACGACTGAATGGTAGACTTATATAAAATCACCGACAAGacaaacgaaaaaaaagagtTTGACAAGAACGTATAATATGTCTGAGTATTTAGGTTAAGTTCAGCATCTGCTGCACCGCCGCTATTTATTTGGGGTGTATTTTTCTATGcattgtttgttgttttgatCTCTCCTAGTTAGGAGCTGTGCAGGTACACAAAGCAGATCCAAGGCATGATCGTCCGACGCTAAGCCAGTTGGGCCGAGATGTAAATAGTTCCTGTCAGCGGAgaaaaagttcaaaaaatgatatataaaatacAACCGACTACTATTTCCTGTTGAATAGTGTTTTGGCCAAGGTTTAAACATGCATAGATTTTGTATTACGGGTATGTGTAATCGCTAGCCATCTACTTTAATCTTGATTTTACTGAGTCTATTTTGGCACCTGGAAATCACTGATTATGCGGCTTGCATACTATCACAGGTGGTAGGTGCAGGCTATTTTCAGTGGGTCTTGAGTCTATTGGATCCTAAGAAACCTTGCTGGCTTGTCAGTAGCATGGAATGGACGTTATGAAAACAGCGAGGTTGGTGAAGTCTGTATGGCGCGTATTAATGAGGCGGTAGTTTCCAAATTTCTCAGCCATATTAATAAGAGGCTGTGGGTAATATGAGGTGAATGGTTGGTCGGCTGTTCAGTGACGCTATTAGCATGCATGGTATGACACTGGACGACTGGTCCAGCAATCTCACGAGCGGGGATGTGATCTTGCCATGCAAGTACCACCTTTTGAAATGGCTGATGATGCCTCAACTTGTGCTGATTCAAGCCATCATGCCATCCATGTATGCACGTAGTACCTGCCTCTGACCAGCACTCCACTTCTTGAGAAAATTATAAAAGAACTCTAGTTTGATCTCCTCTACCGAAGAATTGACACGACCTGACAGTAACTGGTAAGAATTGACAGCTTATTACCCTGGTACATGTCAATCCAGTTAGAGTTCAAAAGACCGTCCGCTGCAGCTAGACATATTTGCCCGTCAACACCTCACAGTAAGCTCATCCGTTTCCTGCGGCCAATCGAAGATTAACtggcagctccagcaccttTGTCTCACCAGACAATGGACCTCAGGCCCTGCCAAGTCGTCACACAACTGCCATTGGCCAGTGACCTACCAAATAGACTGCCCGATGCAGTATAGCTGTTATGCAGGGACGCGAGGATCGGCCAGAATCTGTGCACATCTGTTTACAAATCCCGGCCCCGAGACTTTTCCGACGTTCGCGAGAAGTGCTACGGGAcggggtcctgcctccggcagctggggctgcgccccagaccccccggctcctctcccttcgctcgagtcggtgcgtaCACGGTCCCAGAacgctccgcgaagcggagcacaacggggtctggggcagcgtCCCAGCCGCCTGAGGCCTGTCCCCGTCAATAATGGTTCCGGGAGAGTGGTCGGAGGTGTTTAGACCGGGTTTTGTCCCCAGTCAGTCCTTTAGTATCCGTGAGCCGGAACCCTTCCGACCGGAGAGGAAATACGAGTTGAATACGATACCTGGTGACTTTAACTGGGTCAATTGAGCCTCGAAAACTCACTCATGAGCTTAATTTGCAAAATATTACTTGAATTCGAGTGTTCGAGTGCCTGGAGATACTGCTGAGACTGATCACTTGCATCAGTTCACTTATTCCTATCGATGTGTATCGTTAAGAGAATATTTCAGTCAGATGTGCGATATTTACGAGATAATTTATTTCGACATGAACGAGCATATTTCCAGACCGCATGAGCTGATTATAAGAGTTCGTCAGTGGTCCATAGACTTCATAGATACCTCGTTTCGAAACTGTGCCATGTCTCTCACACTTGGCAAAGGCTGTATACCTTGGTTAGGCAACAGAGTACTTATTACTGGTGCTAGATCTTCTCGTTTAATATCCTCATGTCGACCTCTTCTGAACTCAAGTAAAGTTCCAGGGTCATCGCAGCCAGATCAAACTAATCAGACAATCGAATCAAACGAATCCAAAAGTTCTGCTTCTCATATTGCAGATAATGGTACCGCTCGTCATGGATTCGATCCTAAAAAACCTCGAAAACCTTTGAGCAGAATTGCATTGGGTCAAGAGCCTGGCAAGCAGGGACCTATCTCGTCAGCCAGACAACCTGGTTTCATTAACTGGACTGCGGCTGGTATTTTCTTGGCTGTTGGCGGTGGTTTGACTTGGTATTTCCAGCGcgaaaagaagagaattgCTATTCgaaaggaagaagaagctaaTCAGAGTGTGGGCATGCCGTCTATTGGCGGTCCTTTCAGTTTGATTGATCAGAACGGCAACAAGTTTACTGATAAAGATATGCTTGGTAAATTTGCTCTGCTGTATTTTGGTTTCTCCATGTGTCCAGATATCTGTcctgaagagcttgaaaacATGTCGAACATCCTCGACGATATCAACAAACCAGGCGAAGAGCACCGTCTACTACCAGTATTCATCACCTGTGATCCTAACCGAGATTCACCAGAAGTGCTTAAAGCATATCTAGCAGAGTTCCATCCCGATATCATTGGCCTGACTGGTTCGTACGAAGATATCAAACAGACCTGTAAAGAGTATCGGGTGTACTTCTCGACACCTCCCGATCTCAAGGCCGGAGACGAGTACCTGGTCGACCACTCGATCTTCTTCTACCTCATGGACCCAGAGGGCCGTTTTGTCGAAGCCCTCGGAAAAAACTACACTCCAGAACAAGTCAACGAGCGAATCAAAAGCCACATGGACGCCTGGGTCCCGCAATCGCAGCGTGAACAGAAATCCAAGGGTTTCCTCTCCGGCTTGTTCTCCTAACTCTCCTGTCATCCACATCTGTATATATTCTCCTCTTTCTTTTAACGGGCagcatgcctccggcggctggggccctgccccagaccctgtagctcctctcgctgcgctcgagtcgttccgtcgacggtcccagtagctccgcgaagcggagcacaacggggtctggggcagcgccccagccgctggaggcatTTGTTCCTCATACCagctaataataaaagtgTATTTAGTGTAATTAGTTCTTGGGGAAAGACTGCTTGAA
The Sugiyamaella lignohabitans strain CBS 10342 chromosome A, complete sequence genome window above contains:
- the CHS2 gene encoding chitin synthase CHS2 (Chitin synthase II; catalyzes transfer of N-acetylglucosamine (GlcNAc) to chitin upon activation of zymogenic form; required for chitin synthesis in the primary septum during cytokinesis; localization regulated by Cdk1p during mitosis; phosphorylation by Dbf2p kinase regulates its dynamics and chitin synthesis during cytokinesis; GO_component: GO:0005935 - cellular bud neck [Evidence IDA] [PMID 8909536]; GO_component: GO:0016021 - integral component of membrane [Evidence IEA]; GO_component: GO:0016021 - integral component of membrane [Evidence ISM] [PMID 12192589]; GO_component: GO:0016020 - membrane [Evidence IEA,IEA]; GO_function: GO:0004100 - chitin synthase activity [Evidence IEA,IEA]; GO_function: GO:0004100 - chitin synthase activity [Evidence IDA] [PMID 9990311]; GO_function: GO:0016740 - transferase activity [Evidence IEA]; GO_function: GO:0016757 - transferase activity, transferring glycosyl groups [Evidence IEA]; GO_function: GO:0016758 - transferase activity, transferring hexosyl groups [Evidence IEA]; GO_process: GO:0000916 - actomyosin contractile ring contraction [Evidence IMP] [PMID 11839781]; GO_process: GO:0000916 - actomyosin contractile ring contraction [Evidence IDA] [PMID 15772160]; GO_process: GO:0006031 - chitin biosynthetic process [Evidence IEA]; GO_process: GO:0006031 - chitin biosynthetic process [Evidence IMP] [PMID 22573892]); its protein translation is MSNHGSSRRDSTSVHGTPRGSPTRFSQFGAGRAEWTRLESPLKDQSPSIASSGSPLPRAPSPGTANYPASSIPLPPQPNFHAPYGTGRFARPTAVGGAGADLAGSHHHHEYGRQNSIASNTESVITIDDSDSDEEIDREHGGRAIAGIDYSDSEDGFVEEVEAAFDDVRSTTSSQVTLSTEHYELPDKAHPRRHKSMSRKEVKLVRGNLILDCPVPTKLYSFLPRRDNDEFVYMRYTACTSDPDDFSESGFTLRPAIYEREIQLCICVTMYNEDEESFTRTLHAVMKNIAHLCSRHKSRVWGKDGWKKIVVSIVSDGRTKVNPRVLDVLAAMGVYQEGIAKNFVNGKEVKAHIFEYTTQVSLDDDLKFQGAEKGIVPVQMLFCLKEKNQKKINSHRWLFNAFCPLLNPNVTVLLDVGTRPGRDTIYHLWKAFDSDSNVAGACGEIKAMTGKGGLNLFNPLVAAQNFEYKMSNILDKPLESAFGYISVLPGALSAYRYRALRNHEDGTGPLASYFKGETLHGNDTDVFTSNMYLAEDRILCWELVAKRDEKWVLKYVRAATGETDVPDAIPEFISQRRRWLNGALFAAIYSLTHFRQVWKTDHSFTRKFFLHVEFLYQFIQLIFTFFSLANYYLAFYFVAGSLAGSQPVVIPNNGAEYIFLIFKYILISVIAALFVLSLGNRPQGAHGLFMTCMILLSIVSAFATGCGLYFVIETLRNSGDGVTVGNNVFTTIIVSLASTYGLYALMSFLYFDPWHVFTSSLQYFFLLPSYVCTLQIYAFCNTHDVTWGTKGDNEQKMDLGSAVVKTEAGKDVVEIEMPSEQLDIDSGYEEALHNLRERTRIPEAPANQLTVQQDYYREVRTRVVLVWMISNALLAMIMTQVFGLDSTNNNVYLKIILWSVAGLALFRAIGSSAYLVQSGVKYLSETKNRTMNRRRKPIITGQK
- the SCO1 gene encoding Sco1p (Copper-binding protein of mitochondrial inner membrane; required for cytochrome c oxidase activity and respiration; may function to deliver copper to cytochrome c oxidase; similar to thioredoxins; SCO1 has a paralog, SCO2, that arose from the whole genome duplication; GO_component: GO:0016021 - integral component of membrane [Evidence IEA]; GO_component: GO:0016020 - membrane [Evidence IEA]; GO_component: GO:0005743 - mitochondrial inner membrane [Evidence IEA,IEA,IEA]; GO_component: GO:0005743 - mitochondrial inner membrane [Evidence IDA] [PMID 1944230]; GO_component: GO:0005739 - mitochondrion [Evidence IEA]; GO_component: GO:0005739 - mitochondrion [Evidence IDA] [PMID 16823961]; GO_function: GO:0005507 - copper ion binding [Evidence IEA]; GO_function: GO:0005507 - copper ion binding [Evidence IDA] [PMID 11546815]; GO_function: GO:0046872 - metal ion binding [Evidence IEA]; GO_function: GO:0008379 - thioredoxin peroxidase activity [Evidence ISS] [PMID 10954195]; GO_process: GO:0006878 - cellular copper ion homeostasis [Evidence IEA]; GO_process: GO:0006825 - copper ion transport [Evidence IEA]; GO_process: GO:0006825 - copper ion transport [Evidence IGI,ISS] [PMID 8662933]; GO_process: GO:0006461 - protein complex assembly [Evidence IMP] [PMID 2835635]; GO_process: GO:0008535 - respiratory chain complex IV assembly [Evidence IEA]; GO_process: GO:0051775 - response to redox state [Evidence ISS] [PMID 15659396]) — translated: MSLTLGKGCIPWLGNRVLITGARSSRLISSCRPLLNSSKVPGSSQPDQTNQTIESNESKSSASHIADNGTARHGFDPKKPRKPLSRIALGQEPGKQGPISSARQPGFINWTAAGIFLAVGGGLTWYFQREKKRIAIRKEEEANQSVGMPSIGGPFSLIDQNGNKFTDKDMLGKFALLYFGFSMCPDICPEELENMSNILDDINKPGEEHRLLPVFITCDPNRDSPEVLKAYLAEFHPDIIGLTGSYEDIKQTCKEYRVYFSTPPDLKAGDEYLVDHSIFFYLMDPEGRFVEALGKNYTPEQVNERIKSHMDAWVPQSQREQKSKGFLSGLFS